A single region of the Neotabrizicola shimadae genome encodes:
- the gatB gene encoding Asp-tRNA(Asn)/Glu-tRNA(Gln) amidotransferase subunit GatB — translation MLDLTYDSPKPKVISGAKSDWELVIGMEVHAQVSSNAKLFSGASTAVGSEPNSNVSFVDCAMPGMLPVINEFCVEQAVRTGLGLKAKINLVSAFDRKNYFYPDLPQGYQISQLYHPVVGEGEVIVEMGPGPEGQRTARRVRIERIHLEQDAGKSIHDMDPTMSFVDFNRTGVALMEIVSRPDIRGPEEAAAYVAKLRQIMLYLGTCDGNMQHGNLRADVNVSVCRPGDYEKYQATQDFGHLGTRCEIKNMNSLRFIQAAIEYEARRQIAILEDGGKVVQETRLYDPDKGETRSMRSKEEAHDYRYFPDPDLLPLEIEQAWVDGIAASMPELPDAKKARFMGDFGLTDYDASVLTADVESARFFEDVARGRDGKIAANWVINELFGRLKKEGHAITESPVSAGQLGGIIDLISAGTISGKIAKDVFEVLYTEGGDPAQIVEARGWKQVTDTGAIEAALDELIAANPAQVEKARTNAKLAGWFTGQVLKATGGKANPAVVNEMVAKKLGL, via the coding sequence ATGCTCGACCTGACCTATGACAGCCCGAAACCGAAGGTGATTTCCGGCGCGAAATCCGACTGGGAACTGGTGATCGGCATGGAGGTTCATGCCCAGGTCTCGTCCAACGCCAAGCTTTTCTCGGGCGCCTCCACCGCCGTCGGGTCCGAGCCGAACTCGAACGTCTCCTTCGTCGATTGCGCCATGCCGGGCATGTTGCCGGTCATCAACGAATTCTGCGTGGAACAGGCCGTGCGCACCGGCCTTGGCCTGAAGGCGAAGATCAACCTGGTCTCGGCCTTCGACCGCAAGAATTATTTCTATCCCGATCTGCCGCAGGGCTATCAGATCAGCCAGCTCTACCACCCCGTGGTGGGCGAGGGCGAGGTGATCGTGGAGATGGGCCCCGGCCCCGAAGGTCAAAGAACGGCCCGCCGGGTGCGCATCGAACGCATCCACCTGGAGCAGGATGCCGGCAAGTCGATCCATGACATGGATCCGACCATGTCCTTCGTCGATTTCAACCGCACCGGCGTCGCGCTGATGGAAATCGTCAGCCGCCCCGACATCCGGGGCCCCGAGGAAGCCGCCGCCTATGTCGCCAAGCTGCGCCAGATCATGCTCTATCTCGGCACCTGTGACGGCAACATGCAGCACGGCAACCTGCGTGCCGACGTGAACGTCTCGGTCTGCCGGCCGGGCGACTACGAGAAATACCAGGCCACGCAGGATTTCGGCCATCTTGGTACGCGCTGCGAAATCAAGAACATGAACTCGCTGCGGTTCATCCAGGCCGCCATCGAGTACGAGGCCCGCCGCCAGATCGCCATCCTGGAAGACGGCGGCAAAGTCGTGCAGGAAACCCGGCTCTACGATCCGGACAAGGGCGAAACGCGGTCCATGCGGTCGAAGGAAGAGGCGCATGACTACCGCTACTTCCCCGACCCGGACCTGCTGCCCCTGGAAATCGAACAAGCCTGGGTGGACGGCATCGCGGCGTCCATGCCGGAACTGCCCGATGCCAAGAAGGCCCGCTTCATGGGTGACTTCGGCCTGACCGACTATGACGCCTCGGTCCTGACCGCCGACGTGGAATCAGCCCGCTTCTTCGAGGACGTGGCGCGGGGCCGCGACGGCAAGATCGCCGCGAACTGGGTCATCAATGAACTCTTCGGCCGGCTGAAGAAGGAAGGCCATGCCATCACCGAAAGCCCGGTCTCTGCCGGGCAACTGGGCGGCATCATCGACCTGATCTCGGCCGGCACGATCTCGGGCAAGATCGCCAAGGATGTCTTCGAGGTGCTCTACACCGAAGGCGGCGACCCTGCGCAGATCGTCGAGGCGCGCGGCTGGAAGCAGGTCACCGACACTGGCGCCATCGAGGCGGCGCTGGATGAGCTGATCGCCGCCAACCCGGCCCAGGTGGAAAAGGCCCGGACCAACGCCAAGCTCGCGGGCTGGTTCACCGGCCAGGTGCTGAAGGCCACTGGCGGCAAGGCCAACCCCGCCGTGGTGAACGAGATGGTGGCGAAGAAGCTCGGCCTCTGA
- a CDS encoding transglutaminase-like domain-containing protein, translating into MLYDLKLEIAYDFARPLGAGRQLLRVLPAHLPGRQEVLRERLSIIPLPQDRRSFSDFFQTRTVEIAMPAGLTEFRLSMTACVRREANVASLDLSPALAGLAPEIEAQLTLAPDAPHHFLGPSPRIPRIDAIATFARAATSGAATVRDAVDRLGAALHDRMTFDAEATEVDTPPETAFTLRRGVCQDFAQIMIAGLRSLGIPAAYVAGYLRTLPPPGKPRLEGADAMHAWVAAWCGVEMGWLEHDPTNDCWVGTDHVTVGMGRDYGDVAPITGVLRTDGSQSSRLTVDFREAAAK; encoded by the coding sequence ATGCTCTACGACCTGAAGCTGGAGATCGCCTACGACTTCGCCCGCCCCCTCGGCGCCGGCCGCCAGCTTCTGCGCGTGCTGCCCGCCCATCTGCCCGGCCGGCAAGAGGTGCTGCGCGAACGTCTCTCGATCATCCCCCTGCCGCAGGACCGCCGGTCCTTCAGCGATTTCTTCCAGACCCGTACCGTCGAAATCGCCATGCCCGCCGGCCTGACCGAGTTCCGCCTGTCCATGACCGCCTGCGTCCGGCGCGAGGCGAACGTGGCCAGCCTCGACCTCTCGCCCGCCCTTGCCGGCCTCGCGCCGGAAATCGAGGCGCAGCTCACCCTTGCCCCTGACGCGCCGCACCACTTCCTCGGTCCCAGCCCGCGCATCCCCCGTATCGACGCCATCGCCACCTTCGCCCGCGCCGCGACGTCCGGCGCCGCCACCGTGCGCGACGCCGTCGATCGGCTCGGCGCCGCGCTGCACGACCGCATGACCTTCGACGCCGAGGCGACCGAGGTGGACACCCCGCCCGAAACCGCCTTCACCCTGCGCCGCGGCGTCTGCCAGGATTTCGCGCAGATCATGATCGCGGGCCTGCGCAGCCTCGGTATCCCGGCGGCCTATGTCGCGGGCTACCTGCGCACCCTGCCGCCGCCCGGCAAGCCGCGGCTCGAAGGCGCCGATGCCATGCATGCCTGGGTCGCCGCCTGGTGCGGGGTGGAAATGGGCTGGCTGGAACACGATCCCACCAACGACTGCTGGGTCGGCACCGATCATGTCACCGTGGGCATGGGCCGCGACTACGGCGATGTCGCCCCGATCACCGGCGTCCTGCGCACCGATGGCAGCCAATCCAGCCGCCTGACTGTCGATTTCCGCGAGGCGGCCGCCAAATGA
- the uvrB gene encoding excinuclease ABC subunit UvrB — MPHNNANDLSPRPEVLTRPKLEGGRRFVMQTPFKPAGDQPTAIAELTAGVLSGERDQVLLGATGTGKTFTMAKVIEETQRPAIILAPNKTLAAQLYGEFKGFFPDNAVEYFVSYYDYYQPEAYVARTDTYIEKESQINEQIDRMRHSATRALLERDDVIIVASVSCIYGIGSVETYSAMTQDLVVGQFYDQRKVIGELVAQQYRRLDTAFQRGAFRVRGDSLELWPAHLEDRAWRFSFFGEELESITEFDPLTGARTDSFDKIRVYANSHYVTPRPTLQQAIKGIKAELFQRLKQLNDEGKLLEAQRLEQRTNFDLEMLEATGSCAGIENYSRYLTGRAPGEPPPTLFEFIPDHAIVFADESHVSVPQIGGMYRGDYRRKFTLAEHGFRLPSCMDNRPLKFEEWDAMRPQSVFVSATPAAWEMEQTGGVFTEQVIRPTGLLDPPVEIRPVDMQVDDLLDEVRKVAAQGLRILVTTLTKRMAEDLTDYMHEQGIRVRYMHSDIDTIERIEILRDLRLGAFDVLVGINLLREGLDIPECGLVAILDADKEGFLRSETSLIQTIGRAARNAEGRVIMYADRITGSMERALAETNRRREKQAAYNIAHGITPETVKKNVEDVLSGLWQGDTDMNRVTAKVDRSMGGPMVGQNLAAHLDALRAQMRKAAENLEFEEAARLRDEVKRLEAVELTVADDPLARQSAVEEAAEKAVKASGRSTAGRAGTRGGNKRRGR; from the coding sequence ATGCCCCACAACAACGCCAACGACCTGTCGCCCCGCCCCGAGGTGCTGACCCGGCCAAAGCTGGAAGGCGGCCGCCGCTTCGTCATGCAGACGCCGTTCAAGCCCGCCGGCGACCAGCCCACCGCCATCGCCGAGCTTACCGCCGGGGTGCTGTCCGGCGAACGCGACCAGGTCCTCCTCGGCGCCACCGGCACCGGCAAGACCTTCACCATGGCCAAGGTGATCGAGGAAACGCAGCGCCCCGCCATCATCCTCGCCCCCAACAAGACGCTGGCCGCCCAGTTGTACGGCGAATTCAAGGGCTTCTTCCCGGACAACGCCGTCGAATACTTCGTCAGCTACTACGACTACTACCAGCCCGAAGCCTATGTCGCGCGCACCGACACCTATATCGAGAAGGAGTCCCAGATCAACGAACAGATCGACCGGATGCGCCACTCGGCCACCCGGGCGCTTCTGGAACGCGACGACGTGATCATCGTCGCCTCCGTCTCCTGCATCTACGGCATCGGCTCGGTCGAGACCTACTCGGCCATGACGCAGGACCTGGTGGTCGGCCAGTTTTACGACCAGCGCAAGGTCATCGGCGAACTGGTCGCCCAGCAGTACCGCCGCCTCGACACCGCCTTCCAGCGCGGCGCCTTCCGTGTCCGCGGCGACAGCCTGGAGCTTTGGCCTGCCCACCTGGAAGACCGCGCCTGGCGCTTCAGCTTCTTCGGCGAAGAGCTTGAATCCATCACCGAATTCGATCCGCTCACCGGCGCCAGGACCGACAGCTTCGACAAGATCCGCGTCTATGCCAACAGCCACTACGTCACCCCGCGCCCCACGCTCCAGCAGGCGATCAAGGGCATCAAGGCGGAACTCTTCCAGCGCCTGAAACAGCTGAACGACGAGGGCAAGCTCCTGGAAGCCCAACGTCTGGAACAGCGCACCAACTTCGATCTCGAAATGCTCGAGGCCACCGGCTCCTGCGCCGGGATCGAGAACTATTCCCGCTACCTCACCGGCCGCGCCCCCGGCGAGCCGCCGCCCACGCTCTTCGAATTCATTCCCGACCACGCCATCGTCTTCGCCGACGAAAGCCATGTCTCCGTCCCCCAGATCGGCGGCATGTACCGTGGCGACTACCGCCGCAAGTTCACGCTGGCCGAACACGGCTTCCGCCTGCCCTCCTGCATGGACAACCGCCCCCTGAAGTTCGAGGAATGGGACGCCATGCGCCCGCAATCCGTCTTCGTCTCCGCCACCCCGGCGGCGTGGGAGATGGAACAGACCGGCGGCGTCTTCACCGAACAGGTGATCCGCCCCACCGGCCTCCTCGACCCGCCCGTCGAAATCCGCCCCGTGGACATGCAGGTCGACGACCTCCTGGACGAGGTCCGCAAGGTCGCGGCCCAGGGCCTGCGCATCCTCGTCACCACGCTGACCAAGCGCATGGCCGAGGATCTGACCGACTACATGCACGAACAGGGCATCCGCGTGCGCTACATGCACTCCGACATCGACACCATTGAACGGATTGAGATTCTCCGCGATCTCCGCCTCGGCGCCTTCGACGTTCTGGTCGGCATCAACCTCTTGCGCGAAGGGCTCGACATCCCGGAATGCGGCCTGGTCGCCATTCTCGACGCGGATAAAGAGGGCTTCCTGCGCTCGGAAACCTCGCTCATCCAGACCATCGGCCGCGCCGCCCGCAACGCCGAAGGCCGCGTCATCATGTACGCCGACCGCATCACCGGCAGCATGGAACGCGCGCTTGCCGAAACCAACCGCCGCCGCGAAAAGCAGGCCGCCTACAACATCGCCCACGGCATCACGCCCGAAACGGTGAAGAAGAACGTCGAAGACGTGCTCTCCGGCCTCTGGCAGGGCGACACCGACATGAACCGCGTCACCGCCAAGGTCGATCGTTCAATGGGCGGGCCCATGGTCGGCCAGAACCTCGCCGCCCACCTCGACGCACTCCGCGCCCAGATGCGCAAGGCCGCCGAGAACCTGGAATTCGAGGAAGCCGCCCGGCTGAGGGACGAGGTGAAGCGGCTGGAGGCGGTGGAACTGACCGTCGCCGACGACCCGCTGGCGCGTCAGTCGGCGGTGGAGGAAGCGGCCGAGAAGGCGGTGAAGGCCTCCGGGAGGAGTACTGCCGGAAGGGCGGGCACAAGGGGTGGGAACAAGCGGCGGGGGAGGTAG
- a CDS encoding IS110 family transposase: MPQDCIGVDIAKDWIDVFHLSTGHRERIATTKQALARFAKTAGDALVVLEASGGYERPVTEALAKADVDFARVNPRQAREFARAKGRLAKTDRVDAEVLAQMGKALELAPTPPADPDRQRLADLVARREVLVGMIRAEKNRAGTTRDTWLSREIALSVRVLQDHLSAVEEQIAVLVETRDRLAVQARRLRSVPGIGPAVAAVLLARLPELGSLEARQIAALAGLAPHACDSGLSRGKRHIWGGRAGVRRALYLAGFVASRYDPVLKAFRQRLQDAGKPTKVALTACARKLLTILNAMMRDGRDYGKQAG, from the coding sequence TTGCCACAAGACTGCATCGGCGTCGATATCGCCAAGGACTGGATCGACGTCTTCCACCTCTCCACTGGCCACCGTGAGCGGATTGCCACGACAAAACAGGCGCTTGCCCGCTTTGCCAAGACGGCTGGGGACGCGCTCGTGGTACTGGAGGCCTCCGGCGGTTACGAGCGTCCGGTCACCGAGGCGCTGGCCAAGGCGGACGTGGACTTTGCCCGCGTCAACCCCCGCCAGGCGCGCGAGTTTGCGCGTGCGAAGGGCCGCCTGGCCAAGACCGACCGTGTCGATGCCGAGGTGCTGGCGCAGATGGGCAAGGCGCTGGAGCTGGCGCCGACCCCGCCCGCCGATCCCGACCGGCAGCGGCTGGCCGATCTGGTGGCACGGCGCGAGGTGCTGGTCGGCATGATCCGGGCCGAGAAGAACCGCGCGGGCACCACCCGCGACACCTGGCTCTCGCGGGAAATCGCGTTGTCTGTCCGCGTGTTGCAGGATCATCTTTCCGCTGTCGAGGAGCAGATCGCCGTCCTTGTCGAGACCCGCGACCGGCTGGCCGTGCAGGCCCGACGCCTGCGCTCGGTGCCCGGCATCGGGCCGGCCGTGGCCGCGGTCCTGCTGGCGCGCCTGCCCGAACTCGGCAGCCTCGAGGCCCGGCAGATCGCCGCCTTGGCCGGGCTGGCCCCCCATGCCTGCGATTCCGGCCTGTCGCGCGGCAAGCGCCACATCTGGGGCGGCCGCGCCGGCGTCCGCCGCGCGCTCTACCTCGCAGGCTTCGTTGCGTCCCGCTACGATCCCGTCCTCAAGGCCTTCCGACAACGCCTCCAAGACGCCGGAAAACCCACCAAGGTCGCCCTCACCGCCTGTGCCCGGAAGCTCCTCACCATCCTCAACGCGATGATGCGCGACGGGAGGGACTACGGGAAACAGGCGGGCTGA
- a CDS encoding DUF4177 domain-containing protein produces MQRYEYRVMPAPRKADKVRGAKTTEDRFAASLTAVMNELGAQGWEYLRADTLPCEERTGLTGSKTTFQTLLVFRRPLPEPEAQRPVEPVLPLPAPPEPSAPVRRPTPLWLGKAEAAPGAAPALGPAAPRPAAEE; encoded by the coding sequence ATGCAACGCTACGAATACAGGGTGATGCCGGCGCCGCGGAAGGCCGACAAGGTCAGGGGCGCCAAGACGACCGAGGACCGGTTCGCCGCCTCCCTCACCGCCGTGATGAACGAGTTGGGCGCCCAGGGCTGGGAATACCTGCGCGCCGACACCCTCCCTTGCGAGGAGCGGACCGGGTTGACCGGCAGCAAGACCACCTTCCAGACCCTTCTCGTCTTCCGCCGCCCGCTCCCCGAACCCGAAGCCCAACGCCCCGTCGAGCCCGTGCTCCCCCTGCCAGCCCCGCCTGAACCTTCGGCTCCGGTCCGCCGCCCGACGCCCCTGTGGCTCGGCAAGGCCGAGGCGGCGCCCGGCGCCGCGCCCGCGCTCGGGCCAGCCGCCCCGCGCCCCGCCGCCGAGGAGTGA
- a CDS encoding NYN domain-containing protein, translating into MSEFLSLLSQRAGLVALALALLALPLILKLLHWVRRALQPKRHVVVDGSNVMHWKDNTPDLLVLRAVVAELKRRGYTPGVVFDANAGWKLMGRYRHDGAMARLLGLPVAQVMVVPKGQVADGWILAAARDLGAPVVTNDRYRDWAGAHPEVTEPGRLIRGGVREGKVWLDLGEG; encoded by the coding sequence ATGTCCGAGTTCCTGTCCCTTCTGTCTCAGCGCGCCGGTCTGGTGGCGCTGGCCCTGGCCCTGCTGGCGCTGCCCCTGATCCTGAAGCTGCTGCACTGGGTGCGGCGCGCGCTGCAGCCGAAGCGGCATGTGGTGGTGGACGGGTCGAACGTCATGCACTGGAAGGACAATACGCCCGACCTGCTGGTGCTGCGCGCGGTGGTGGCCGAGTTGAAGCGGCGCGGCTACACCCCCGGCGTGGTGTTCGATGCCAATGCCGGGTGGAAGCTGATGGGGCGGTATCGCCATGACGGGGCGATGGCGAGGCTTCTGGGCCTGCCGGTGGCGCAGGTGATGGTGGTGCCGAAGGGGCAGGTGGCGGACGGCTGGATCCTCGCCGCCGCCCGCGACCTTGGTGCGCCGGTGGTGACGAACGACCGCTACCGTGACTGGGCCGGGGCGCATCCCGAGGTGACGGAGCCGGGGCGGTTGATTCGCGGCGGGGTGCGGGAGGGGAAGGTGTGGCTGGATTTGGGGGAAGGGTGA
- a CDS encoding TfoX/Sxy family protein produces the protein MPWDEGLAQLMRDDLAAEPVTEKKMFGGLAFLLNGHMVCGIHKGGAMFRVGKPNEAEALAVPGASPMMFTGRPMSGMVDCSDEACADDTRRGRLMALSLGFVRALPPK, from the coding sequence ATGCCCTGGGATGAAGGTCTGGCGCAGCTGATGCGCGACGATCTCGCCGCCGAGCCGGTGACCGAGAAGAAGATGTTCGGCGGCCTCGCCTTCCTTCTGAACGGCCACATGGTCTGCGGCATCCACAAGGGCGGCGCCATGTTCCGCGTGGGCAAGCCGAACGAGGCCGAGGCGCTGGCCGTGCCCGGCGCCAGCCCGATGATGTTCACCGGCCGCCCGATGTCCGGCATGGTGGATTGCTCCGACGAAGCCTGCGCCGACGACACCCGCCGGGGCCGCCTGATGGCCCTGTCGCTCGGCTTCGTGCGGGCGCTGCCGCCGAAGTAG
- a CDS encoding lytic transglycosylase domain-containing protein has protein sequence MQLRTTLCLLALAATAACSTMNSGDDLPAMRWDHRPEAEVWTSRSLVAAAKLDDELAETVPADIETWCPGYEDASIEDRRAFWVGIFSALAKHESTWNPKASGGGGAWIGLTQISPATARQYGCEANSTAELKDGAANLACALRIGAAQVDRDNLVVGNGARGLGRDWAPFRSAKKRADIAEWTRSQEYCQKKPTTLAFLSTMSVPLTVRPIPAAQ, from the coding sequence ATGCAACTCAGGACGACCCTCTGCCTTCTGGCGCTTGCGGCCACCGCGGCCTGTTCGACGATGAACTCCGGCGACGATCTTCCCGCGATGCGGTGGGACCATCGCCCGGAAGCCGAAGTGTGGACCTCGCGTTCGCTGGTTGCGGCGGCGAAGCTTGATGACGAACTGGCCGAGACCGTGCCTGCCGACATCGAGACCTGGTGCCCCGGTTACGAAGATGCCTCGATCGAGGACCGCCGGGCCTTCTGGGTCGGCATCTTCTCGGCGCTGGCCAAGCATGAAAGCACATGGAACCCGAAGGCCTCGGGCGGCGGCGGGGCCTGGATCGGGCTGACGCAAATCTCGCCCGCGACCGCGCGGCAGTATGGTTGCGAGGCCAATTCGACGGCCGAGTTGAAGGACGGGGCCGCCAATCTGGCCTGTGCGCTGCGCATCGGCGCGGCGCAGGTGGACCGCGACAATCTGGTGGTTGGCAACGGCGCGCGGGGCCTCGGCCGCGACTGGGCGCCGTTCCGCAGCGCGAAGAAGCGCGCGGATATCGCGGAATGGACGCGCAGCCAGGAGTATTGCCAGAAGAAGCCCACGACGCTGGCCTTCCTGAGCACGATGTCGGTGCCCCTGACGGTTCGACCGATCCCGGCCGCGCAGTAA
- a CDS encoding pyridoxal phosphate-dependent aminotransferase codes for MTRFLTPLAQGLPATVPFTGPETLERTRGRPFRARLGANESLFGPSPRAVEAMAQAAAEAWMYGDPDQHDLKAAIAAHHGIAPGHIVPGEGIDGLLGLLVRLTVAPGDRVVTSAGAYPTFAFHVTGHGGTLTRVPYLGNHEDPQALLDAAHATGAKLLYLSNPDNPMGSHHPAEVIEAMLDLLPATCLLVLDEAYIDLAPAGTAPRIAPDDPRVIRFRTFSKGYGLAGLRMGYALAAEPLARAFDRVRNHFGLGRIAQAGAIAALNDQGWLAHVRGQVEHAKLRIARIARANGLEPLPSATNFVTIDCGRGGAFARAVLTALQDRDVFVRMPGIAPLDRCIRISAGDAAALAVLEEALPAALAAARG; via the coding sequence ATGACCCGCTTCCTCACCCCCCTCGCCCAGGGCCTCCCGGCCACCGTCCCCTTCACCGGCCCCGAGACGCTGGAGCGCACCCGCGGCCGCCCCTTCCGGGCCCGCCTCGGCGCCAACGAAAGCCTCTTCGGCCCCTCCCCCCGCGCGGTCGAAGCCATGGCCCAGGCCGCCGCCGAGGCCTGGATGTACGGCGACCCCGACCAGCACGACCTCAAGGCCGCCATCGCCGCCCACCATGGCATCGCCCCCGGCCACATCGTCCCCGGCGAGGGCATCGACGGCCTGCTCGGCCTCCTCGTCCGCCTGACCGTGGCCCCCGGCGACCGGGTCGTCACCTCCGCCGGCGCCTACCCCACCTTCGCCTTCCACGTGACCGGCCACGGCGGCACCCTTACCCGTGTCCCCTACCTCGGCAACCACGAGGACCCGCAGGCCCTTCTGGACGCCGCCCACGCCACCGGGGCAAAGCTCCTGTACCTCTCGAACCCCGACAACCCGATGGGCAGCCATCATCCGGCCGAGGTGATCGAGGCCATGCTGGACCTGCTGCCCGCGACCTGCCTTCTGGTTCTGGACGAGGCCTACATCGACCTCGCCCCCGCCGGCACTGCCCCCCGCATCGCCCCCGACGACCCCAGGGTGATCCGGTTCCGGACCTTCTCCAAGGGCTACGGCCTCGCCGGCCTGCGCATGGGCTATGCCCTGGCCGCCGAACCGCTGGCCCGCGCCTTCGACCGGGTCCGCAACCACTTCGGCCTCGGCCGAATTGCCCAGGCCGGCGCCATCGCCGCGCTCAACGACCAAGGCTGGCTGGCCCATGTCCGAGGCCAGGTCGAGCACGCCAAGCTCCGCATTGCCCGGATCGCCCGCGCCAACGGGCTGGAGCCCCTGCCCTCGGCCACCAACTTCGTGACCATCGACTGCGGCCGCGGCGGCGCATTTGCCCGGGCGGTCCTGACGGCCCTGCAGGACCGTGACGTCTTTGTCCGGATGCCGGGCATAGCCCCGCTGGACCGCTGCATCCGGATCAGCGCGGGGGATGCGGCGGCGCTGGCGGTGCTGGAGGAGGCGCTGCCTGCGGCGCTGGCCGCGGCGCGGGGCTGA